TGTGGAGGATGTAGAAAATCTTCGTTACGCTTTAAGTGTGATGGATTTTGATTGGGCGCTTTCTCAAGCACAATATGCCGGAGCCCCTTTGTTTGTCGCAGTCACAAAGGCTGTATATATTATTACGGGTAATTTGCCGGTTGCATTTTCCATAATTGGAGCACTTGGGCTTTTTTTACTTATTTATTTTACTTTAAATGTTCTTCAGGTTCCTTTAGTATCTTTAGAAGGAGGCCTTACAGCATTGCTGATATTCTTTAGTCAGGCGATCTGGCTTGCAAGTAACAGGTATCTGCCAGATGTCCTGGCTGTTGCTGGATTGATGGCATGTTTTTACTACCTTGTTCCTGATCACTATCAAATAAAGCAGGTTTATAAAGGATGTTTTGCTGCTGGATTGGTGCTAGGTATTAAATTGGTTTACTTCCCATTTTTGATAGTCCCTATTGTTTATGCTTTTATTAGTAATAATAAATTCCTTCCTTGTCTGGGGTACTTTTTAATAGGAATTTTGATATGGCTTATGCCTGTTATTATTGCTACGGGATGGACAGATTTTCTTAATCTTTCCGCTGATTACACAAAAAACTATTTCATATTCGGGTTAATGAATTTTAAAGTAACTCAGATATTTAGTTTTATCGAATATCTTTGGAGAGATGGGTTGGGAGGTTTTTGGATTGACAGAAGTCCGTTTACACTCATCATTTCTGTAGGAATTCTTTTCTGTACTTTTTTTGGAATCATCATTTTATTAAGCTTTGACTATCCAAGAGCGAAAAACTATGTCATTTCAGGAACCTTGGGGCTATATGCTATCTGGGCTATTATCTTTCCAAATCAATATTATGGATCTATAGATGTTTTACCTCTTGTCCCTTTTTTTCTGATTACGATTTCTTATGGTATTATTTATTTTATAGTAAACTATAATTATCTCTCAGCCAAATTAATGGTTCTGGTATTTCTGTTTACAAATATCAGTATTACCGTTTATCTTGTTGTTCAACATATGAATCCCACAGCTCTAGCTCAGGCAAAAATGTATGTGGATGAGATAGAAGATGGTAAAAAAGGTTCCCTAAATCTTATTTCTGTTCAATCGATAAATTACTACCTTGAGGCACAAAAGGTGAAAGGGAAGTTTTATAGTGTGGAGTTAGATAAAGATAAGATTGGTGGACTAAAAATGGGAAAAGTCATAACAATAGGTGAAGGGCCTTTTCTTTTAAAACGGAATCCTAAAAAGGTGACTGCATTTCATCACAATCCAGAAGTGAATCGTAATTGGGCAGATATTTGGGTATATGAATATTAATTGATTTAAAATATGGGTAGAATTTTAGCTATTGATTATGGAAGAAAGCGTGTGGGATTAGCTGTAACGGATCCATTACAAATTATAGCAACAGCACTTGATACAATTGACGAATCGAAGATTCTGGATTTTTTAAAAGCATATTGCAACAAAGAGGATGTTGAAACCTTCGTAGTTGGTATGCCCAAAACTTTAAATAATAATGACTCTGAAAATGCAAAATATGTTAAGGCCTTTTCGGAGAAACTGATCAAGGCGCTGCCTTCAATTCCTATTCACTTTGTGGATGAAAGATTTACGAGCTCCATGGCCTTAGATGCTATGATTGCCGGAGGAATGAAAAAGAAGGACAGAAGAGAGAAAGGCAATATAGATAAGATCAGCGCTACGATTATTCTGCAATCTTTCCTTGAGCAGCAAAGGAGATAACAAAATTATTAAGCTGGGAGATTTATTGGTGAAGAGAGTACTCTGGTAGTAATGCCATGTAATCCAGAATTCTTTTAGGGCTCATGTAATACTGGTCAATCCAGTCACTATCACCTTCCATTTCGGGAAGGCTTCTCACATAAGCTGCATACTCATAAAGTTGCCAACCTAAACCATGTCTAATAGTCCGGCGGTCGGTATCTTTTTCAAATTGGGATCTTGTATTAGGAAATATATAATCCAGCGCAACAGATGCTAATTCTTCCCCACTTTTATTGATGTAAAAAGCTGTGTGAGCGAGTTCGTGACCAATGACTCCTATCTGAGCATTAAATGACAAACTTTTGAGGATAATATTCTCCATGATCGGACTGCTCTGACTACTGATAATTACCAAATATTCTCTTTGATCGGTTTTCCTCAAAATTGTCCAGAGATTTGGCTGTGAGGTGAGAGGAATATATGCTGGCTTCATGACAAATTTGATTTTCACTCCTTTCAGTTCTGGGAAATGTGATAGAGCTATTAATGCCTGCAATTCATAACCTTGAGGCAATATTTTGTTTTGCCCGAATTCTTTCTTGAGGCTATCATATTTAGAAATATAGTCTGCTTTTTTATATTCCTTTCTGACCTCATTTTTTGTCTGCAGTCCTGTTCCTGAATACAGGTTGTTAAATAATGAGGCAAGGAGTGCTAAAATCAAAACCAAAATGCTATTTCTCACCATCATATTAACGTACTTTTAAATAGTTAGATGCATTACAATTTGCTTTAAAAATGTCTGTAAACCAATTTATTCAATAAATCTCTATAATTAGAAGAGGAATTCATTTGTATAAAAACTACCTATAAGATAAAATAATGTTTTAAAACTATTCTGGATGTTGAATCGAATCAAATACCAGAATAGTTTAACCATTTATTTTTTGTCATTACTATCACTCTTGCTTTCGCTAGCCTGAGCGTCGGCTTTCTTTGTGTCAGACTCAGCTGCTCCACGAGCAGCTGGTTTTGTGTCTACAAGATTTGCGGGATCTTTCTCCTGAAGCTCTTTGTTGGGCACATCATTTACTGTTATCGTGTCTTTAAATGCGGCATCGACAGTTTCATATTCTCTGCCACAAGAAAACATTATACCCAAAGCCATCATTAACAATCCCGATTTGAAAATCCTTTTCATCGCATTGCTATTTTGATTTTATTCTTTAGTTCTCCCATTGAAAAACCATGCATTGGTACCGTGTGCCCCCTGTTGTCCTTCTACAGGACCGTTTTCGGCTTCGGGACTCGCGCTGTTATAATTATATTCAGTGTTTTGGGATGCGCCTTCAGGCAATTCCCGCTCAGTATTGATGCTATAACTTTCGCTATTAGTCTGACTTTTACAACCAACCCCGAAAATTACTATTGTCAATGAAAGAGCTATTAAAATCTTTTTCATAATTTTTACCAGTTATATTGCTGCCACTCCTGCTTATAAGAACTGGTATCCGCGTCTTTATTGCTGCTGCTATATGCAGAGTCTGTCTCGGGATAACTTTGTTGTATATATGCAGTAGTGTCATTATAAGATTTTTTGACTGTTGGCAATGGCTTTGAAGGATGTTTCTTCTCTGCAGCAATTTTCTTGTCTTCACCAGCGAAAAAGGTAGAGGCATAACTTCCTCCCATACCCATTCCGGAAGCTCCCTGAAAATTTATTCTAGTCCTGGAAAAGCTGTATGCATATCCATCTGAGTCAACATTGCTTTCTTCTGCATCTTGTTGCTTTTTCGTTGACGAACTAGCTGTGATATTTCCCTTATTTACACCTTTAGTATTCATATAGGATCTGCCTCTTGACCTGCCTTTGGTGCTGCATGATCCTAATACCAGGGAAAAAATTACCATGCTATAAAATATCCTTCTCATCACATACCTCCTTTTTATAAAATTAAGTTGTGATTCCTAGGAAATGTTTTTTGCTAAAATCTTGTGCTTTGGTTATTAGGTAGTTAATAGATGTCTCTAGGGAAGTGAAAAAGAAAAAATGTCAACCGATTCCTGATCGAAAAGGAAAGCCTTTTGTTCGCTTAACAGAGCAAAACTGTAAATCTTTTGAGCCGGAAGTTCTATTTCTCTTGCATTTTTAGTGTAAAGGTCAAGAATAACAAGTTTGTTGTCTTTAATATAGTAAAGATTGTTTTTTAGGAAGCTGAAATAATCTAATCCTTGAACTTGGATCCTTTCTTTGAGATTACCCATATTGTCAAATATTAGAATGCCTGAGTTTTTGTCATTTATAAACAGCAAATTTTGGTACTCCCTTAAAAAGGTCAGATCATAATTCTGGGGGTTCAGAATAAGTTCAAGGGGATTTCTTATATCAAGTTTATGAAAAGTCAGATTATATTTTTTTAGTGAAAAGTCCGTTTCATCCACCAGCCACAAATTATTGTCAGAGGAAGGTGCCGCAATTCTGGCAAAGCCTACAAGCTCTTTATTCAGATCTGTGTTGGGAGATGGCGTGAGGAATCTGTTTAAAAAAAGAAATTGCTGAAAATTTCTGTAAAAGACGAAAATGTTCACATTTCTCCATGCTTCCAGCAGAGTAACATTGCTTTTTTTCTGGGGAGAAAAAGTTAATAGAAAATTACCCTCTGAATCAAATTTGCTGACATTGCCATTGGCGTCAGTTGTATAAAAATTGAAATAAGTATCGATCGAGACTTTTTTTACAGGACTGTTGATTTTTACAGATTTTAAAAACTTAAAATCGTTTTCCTGCGAGAATGAATTTTGAAAAGAAACAAATACCAAGATTGATGAAATAAGGAATTTAATTCCGGAATTCTTTAAGCTCAAGTTTATTTCCATCAAATTCTGCATAGGTATAATAATTAATCCAATCTCCAATATTCATATAAACGGAATTTGCCCCCACTTTCATCTCTAGTTTGAGATGTCTATGACCAAAAATATAATAGTCCCTGTGTTTCAGATTTTCCTGTTCAATACAATATTGGTAAAGAAATTCTTTATCACCGAGAAATTCCTCTCCATGTTTACGGGTTTTGTTTCTGCTGCTTTTGGAGAAATAGTTTGCAAGTCCTATACCAATATCAGGATGAATCCAGCTAAAAAGAAATTGACATATTGGGTTATGAAAGAATTTTCTGAGTAATTTAAAGGTTCTCTCACCTGGTCCTAATGCATCTCCATGTCCTATAAGAAATTCTTTGCCTGCAATAGTTAGCTCTATAGGATTTCTGTAAACTGGAATATTTAATTCTTCAGTGAAGTAATTAAATATCCACATATCATGGTTTCCTGTAAAAATATAAATAGGAATACCAGCATCTGATAATTCTGCGAGTTTGCCCTGTAGACGGATAAATCCTTTTGGAATTGCATGTTTGTATTCAAACCAGAAATCAAATAGGTCACCAAGCAAATAAATTGCCTGAGCTTCATTTCTGATAGATTCCAACCAAGCTACAATTTTCTTTTCTCGAAGAAGACTTCCCTCTGCTGTCGGGACACCGAGATGGAAGTCAGAAGCGAAAAATATTTTTTTTCCTGGGGAAAGCGAATTAATTATCTGTTTCATCAATTAAAAACAAAACAACTTCTTTTGGTCGTTGCTCTGCATTTGAAGAAGATTTTGATCCTGTTAATATAGAGACCAAAGATGGTGAATTTTTCTGATACTTTTCTTCCAGATGTCTGATTCCAGCATTGCGTGAAAGTAAGATCTGATCAACAAATGCGATGATGATATGTATGTTGGCGTGAAAGTAAAGCGGAGATTGAATTTGTTGTTGATTGGAAGAAACTATTATACTCCCTGAATCTGCTAATAGAGATTCGCAGCTGGAAATAAAGAGGTTGTTATCTGAAAGTTTATCGATTTGACTTTGGCATTTTATTCCAAAATCTCCTGCCATTTCACTTATAAGCGTCTCCGCACTATAAGAAGTACAGTTTTTTTTCTGCTTTACAAATTTGACAAATGCATTCTGAAAATGAACAATTGATTCACAGTATATGAAAGTTCCACCAGTCTGCGTGAATTTTTCTGCAAATGATACGCCCAGATCATCGGATTTATCTATGCCATAAATAGGGGAGGAAAAGTCAGGAGTGCGAGCTGCTCCCTGAACGGTAGAACTCGCACTCCTGATTTTATTAAAAATTTTGTCTTTTAATAAATTGAATCCCATTAATTATTCGGTTGATCTCCTTCTTGTTTTACCTTCTCAGGAGACTGAGATTCTGATTCCTTCTTTTTTTCCTGCTCTGAAATCTTTGCTTTGTGTTCATCTTCAAGATTTTTCAAGGCATTTGTATTCAAATCAACATTACCATCGCCAGATACTTTTCTATTTGTATACGCCTGATAAGTTGTTTCTCTTTCAAATGGTCTTTTTCCGATTAACACCTCCAGATCAGTCTGGAAAATAATTTCTCTTTTAAGAAGTTCCTGAGCAATTAACTCAAGCTCATTTCTCTTATCCGAAAGAAGTTGTTTTGTTCTAT
The Sporocytophaga myxococcoides DSM 11118 genome window above contains:
- the ruvX gene encoding Holliday junction resolvase RuvX; this translates as MGRILAIDYGRKRVGLAVTDPLQIIATALDTIDESKILDFLKAYCNKEDVETFVVGMPKTLNNNDSENAKYVKAFSEKLIKALPSIPIHFVDERFTSSMALDAMIAGGMKKKDRREKGNIDKISATIILQSFLEQQRR
- a CDS encoding UDP-2,3-diacylglucosamine diphosphatase yields the protein MKQIINSLSPGKKIFFASDFHLGVPTAEGSLLREKKIVAWLESIRNEAQAIYLLGDLFDFWFEYKHAIPKGFIRLQGKLAELSDAGIPIYIFTGNHDMWIFNYFTEELNIPVYRNPIELTIAGKEFLIGHGDALGPGERTFKLLRKFFHNPICQFLFSWIHPDIGIGLANYFSKSSRNKTRKHGEEFLGDKEFLYQYCIEQENLKHRDYYIFGHRHLKLEMKVGANSVYMNIGDWINYYTYAEFDGNKLELKEFRN
- a CDS encoding LUD domain-containing protein, with the translated sequence MGFNLLKDKIFNKIRSASSTVQGAARTPDFSSPIYGIDKSDDLGVSFAEKFTQTGGTFIYCESIVHFQNAFVKFVKQKKNCTSYSAETLISEMAGDFGIKCQSQIDKLSDNNLFISSCESLLADSGSIIVSSNQQQIQSPLYFHANIHIIIAFVDQILLSRNAGIRHLEEKYQKNSPSLVSILTGSKSSSNAEQRPKEVVLFLIDETDN